The sequence attaatattaatcataCAAACAGAagtaaagaaatatttaaaaattattaatacaaatcataaataaagatataaatattttaaacttaatTTAACATATAATCTTTTAAAAGATTCATACATAATCGATTCTAAATATTTAGAATAtatgatttgattatttttattattattgtagaAGAATACTAATGAGATTGGTGTGTCTGCAGTGAATTGGCTCCTGAGTTGTTCAGAGGCCATCAGAACACCCTGTCCACAGTTTTCAATCGTCATGTAAAGGACAAACAGCAAACTAAAAGGCTCATCCAGCGGAAAACCTGCAGCCACCAACCCCCGAGCTTAAAGAGCTGATGCTGACAACAAAGATGAAGACCGCAGCTTAAGCCAACACGAGATGTCGTCACAGACTAACTCTTCGCCGACCATAGCCATCGCGTGGAATTGTTTTGCCCACTAAGGAGCGTAAAGACTTGGAGTGAATGAGTCAGCTCTGATGCATGCGAATCTCCCGCTTTGGTTTCCAGCCGCCTGTTTCAGGGATCTCGGATCACCGTCCGTTCTTCGCATCGTTAAATCTTAGTCGTCGAACGAATACAAGTCATGCTGCGTCAGGTGGACGGAGCTCGTTGATTACAGGAATTATAGttacttaaataaattatataaaacgTTACTCGGATAATAATTAAGCTACTCGTATTCATATCAAAACCTGATTAGACCGATCAATGAAATTTTAGTTTCCATTAAGATAGATAcccaatcaatttttttttatttttatcattttcttgatAGCTACTTTGATTATTCTTAATGGTTTTTTTGCATTTATTTGGCCAAAAGGCATAGAGTTGGAATTAAGAAAAGGAATAAAAACCCTAATAGacgaatataaatatataataataataataataataataatatgcagGAAGAAGTCTATATTCTTCGACTACACCTTGTTGGGATGGTGTTTAGTGAAGCCATGAGTTGGGTGATTGTGCAGTGCTGATGCATGCAGTGACCGAAGAGAAGAAGAGGCAGGCAGAAAGAGCAATAGTGCTGATGCATGCAGTGAGCGTCAACTACGGTAGTTTCAATGTGCTTTAATTTCTATCCACCTTTCTTGAGACTCGGTATCTTTAGGAGAGAAGATGACCAAAGGAGAGGCATTTACACTGCCAAAACAAAAGGAGAGGCATTTACACTGCCAAAACAACAGCAGAGATTattagtttttttgttttttttttttgtgtgcatGTATCCACAGAAAGAACCCAACCCTTACTATGATTCAGTCATCTAATCTATCAAAAAGTCAAATCTTTTAAGGTGTTGTTTAGTGTCTTGAATTCAGATTATCAGGAAAAATCAAAcattttactctctctctctcctattttGATAGGTGTGTCAAATTTTGCAAGGAAGGATGCAGTCCAAGACTTCCTTATTTGACTTGATTGTTCTTCAAGTTCCATTCATTATTTGCAATAAAATAGACAAATTTTGGTGCCTAAGTCAAGGTACAGAAATGAAGGTTGTGAATGATGGCACCTACCCAGTTCCACCACCACAACCAGTATCACCTACCTTTTCTTACTGGTGAATGATTGAATTGAGATTGAATGAATCAGGCAGCTTTCAGAAAACACCAGCCAACAAACACCACAGAATCTGGAATATGATCATTGGTATAATAATTGTCATTTTGTAAAGCAAGCGCTGCTTTTACATCATTCAGGCAACAGGACTGATCATAAAATGGAAAATGATCAAAGAtttgttaaagacatgtataCACTGTTATCTAATAACAACCAATGAATTGTGACCAGGTCAGTATGCAATCCAGCGTCCCAAATGTTTTCTCAATTCTGGAACTCTTTTGAGTCCTCAGGGTTTCTATATCTATTGTAAGACCCCCAGCATCTTTTGCAGTATATAATCATGGTTTCTAAGTCATCATTTAGGGAAAAATCccaaaaacaaaaagaagtttGTACAGCCTTCATGTCCGAGCTCAGCTGGTGGAGACAGTTTCAACAGCAAGCGGGGAATGACTACCTGCGTACCTTTCGCTCTAAAAAAACAGACAGGGCATTTGAGCGAAAGGTACGCAGGTAGTCATTCCCCGCTTAAGTACAAGCCACAGATGTTCCAATGTGGAGAAAAAGGGTCGGCTCAGAGCTGTAAGTTGGCAATCCACTTGGAGAATTAACATGACTAGTGCCGACCACTTGCCCAACTCCTACTCTGGTTTCTGGATTTCAGAATTGGATGCCTATTGTGTGCCTGTTTTGGCAGATCATGCAGCTCCATTACTTGTATCGTTCGCTGCTTTTTTGCTGCCATAGATGAATGTGAAGCACACATCAAATAAGCTATTAATTTTAATTGTAGAAAGTTGATAAAAGCACAATAGATGTTTTGGATTGAAACATACTATTTTCTGCTAGCTGGTAACCTTCATGAAGCTTCCTCTTTGCCACTTCTAGCTTAGCTTGTATTAAGGCTTCCTCTGAGTTCCTTGTGTTCTGTATAGAGTGCAAAGTATTCAATGGATAAGCTCCTCCAAACCTACTTTATCCAAAGTTTTTTAGCGATCGGATAAACTTACATCTAGTGAAACCACCGATGGCTTCCTCTGAACTCCAGCATTGCCTTGATGCTGTGTAGTTTTCATCTCGCTGTGAGCTTTCTGATTGGAGGCTAGTTTTAGTTGTCTGCCAGACCCAGACATCACAGGCTTGCTTTGCTTGTTTACAATAATTTCATGCTTTGCGTCTCTAACCAAGTGCTCCTGTGGCTTTGCTGGTTTAATGACTAATTCTTGCCTCCTTGCCTCCCCCTTCTCTTTTGGAATGAGAGGCTGTTGTTTCCTCTCTGGTTCATCAGTTACTTTAAGCATCCTTCCATTTTTCCACTGCTTCTCAAACTCCCCATTAGTTCTGAAATCTGAATAATATTTTCCAGTAGATGGATGACGTCAGTGCATAGTGGAaattgaacaagaagaaaatgCATCAGCAAAACTCATAACCAGACAGAAAGCACAATTACTCACTTCCATCATCATCCATTCCATCGAAGAACTTCATATCCGAACAGTCAAGGCACATAAAATAAAACCAGTCAGTTGGTTTCAGAACTAGAAGATTATGCTTCAATGAGAAAGGACCGACAATATATCATCCAGAATTTTATATGCCATACCTCTGAGAGCTGGATGGAAGTAGTTTGAGTGGCAAAAAGAGCTCCCTCATCCAAAGGAGGGGATGGGAGCCCTTCCTCATCTTCAATAGGAGGATTTTCATTGTCAGGAGAGTTATCTGTAACTGATGCGTTCATAAACACTTATGAGAACTCATAAATGACAAAGCCATGACAATATGGAAGGAAAAGACTGTCTACCTGCAATGGCAGCTGTAGCTCTCACCCATTCTTCAACCAAAACCTTCCAACCACTGTCGCATAAAAAGAAATTGAAGCAGGGTTAAACAAGCGTCTAACCAGCCATTACATAATTTATATACTTCACTAAGCTGTAAGAAAAGCCAAGTGAAAGGCACTAATTGCAAGAATGTTTCAGCAGTCTAATGCATATCCCCTCAATGCTCCAAAAGCTGATATGAAATCCACGCATGAACATGACATCTTAAATCCTTCATCTTTTAAAAAACCATGCTCGACATGCCGGACTCTACTAAAATTAGCATTGTAAATATTTCATGAGCTATTTTTATCAGTCTCTGAATAAATTTGTTACAGTAAAAGAAACTTACTCAATGAGAGTCCGAACAAGGTGGCGAATTTGCTTAGAGTTGTGCTTCCGTAGACCGTTAACAGCTTTTCCAATCTCAGTTGCCTATGATCCAAATGATACAGAAATTTGATATACAGCAAGTCAGACATTGCTTTCCTGGTAACCAAACTATTGCATCTTTAGGGGAACAGGCAACAACTAAACTGTAAAATAGATTCTATTCCTCACCTTCAGTACTTCGACAGAAAGTTCCATCAACTGCAGCCTCCTTAGTGACTCAAACAGTGTGCTCTCAGACTGCAAATCAGCAAAGCAAATATAAATACAATCGGCACAACTTCTTCaaagtttcaagttaagatcaaaGTGATATCATTCAACCTAAATTATACAACAAAAAGAATTCTAACACCATAATGATTCTGCAAATTCAGCTATAGAATGAGCCAAAAACCGTAGGTGTAACCAGAAAGACATCAAATAAGTTGAATTTAAGAGAGGAGCAATGACACAAACCTCATCATGATGGTTGGCAAAGATCTCCTTTATCCTTAGAACCTCCCCAACGATTTGGCCCTCCTCTTCCATCTCCTCTGTGAGCGCCTCGGCTTCATCGAAGCTGTAGTTGCTCACAATCCGGTTCAGGTCCTCGGGCCCAACGTTGTTGCTATCCACTTTGCTCTCCTTCTCTCCGTCCCTCTTGACGCTGGCGTTCCCCTCCTCCCCCTCAGCGACGCGGTCGCACCCGAAGCACCTTGGCAGCAGAACGGTGAACAGATTCTCCACCATCCGATCCCTCCTACTCCTGAATTCTTCGGGGTAGTCCGACGCCGCGACGAGGACGGCATGCTCTATCACTTCGAAGATGTCGGAATTAGCACTGCGGAAGAACTTTCTCCAGTAATCAAGCGACCCGGACGAGTCAGCCATGGCAGCGAGAGACAGCTCCGGCGACAAAAGCACGCAGGCAGGACTAGGACCGAAGCGATCGCAAACAAAACCCACTTCTTCTGGACCGGTTCTCGACCAGGGGGCGGCGCCAAGACCGATTCTTAGCCGCGTATTCCTAGCCTGCGATCGGAAAAACTCAAATGGGCATCAATGCTTCCACTGACTGGTGCGGTTTCGATCTAGCTGTTCTTACGTTTTCAAGAGAACCCAAAATCCAGCAAAAAGATCGGATTTCTCAACAGAAAAACCACCCAAAGCACCAATCAACCAGGCCCCAAAGAATTTTCCCTTTTTCTCACAGAAAACGCGATAAAAACATCGATCAAACCCCCTATTTCTTCCTCTCTTCACCCACACAAACGCCTCCTTCacggcttccagaacatccagaagAACTTATTTTTCTTCCATCCCAACAACGAAACAATACCCTCCTGTTACAGGGAAAGATTGGGCACCAAGAACCAACAAAAGAATAATCAAGAAATCACTCGAGAAACGAAACCTTTTCCGCAATCTGCGTTCTCACTGCCGATTGCTGTTACAATATGTTTTCGTCCTCTCCTTTCGATTCCTCAAAGACacagagaggaagagagaagggAGCGGGGGGGGAAGACGGGAGGGAAGATGAATACCAGCAGCGAAGCGACGCAAGGAAACAGAACTACGGCGGACCGAATCCAACAGCCCAATCCTTCGTCTGCCTCCCCGTTCCTAAAATAAACTTCGAATGACCTCAAAAATCCGATCTttaatatacgtatatatatatatatatatatgtatatacacacacaaggGAATTAATATAAGCAGTTAATAAAATTCATAATTACATAAATAGTAAGAAAGGGAAGGAGCGACTCATCGTTGACTCCATCGAATGGACGGTTGAGATGGGCTCTCGCTGTTTGTGATCCTTGATCTGGTGAACATGTGAGTCGTCCGATCCAATCATTATTATGATACGAAATGATAACGCCACATTAACACGTCATTGTGACACGGTTCTGGTAAGTTCACTCCTTTCACAGTGGGCCCCAACGATCCCCTCCATACTCCAAATCCGAGTAGGCAAAAGTATTGTTGTAATACACCAAATTCGTTACATTCTTCTATCGAATCACGAGAATGGACGGCTCTGATGGGCGGCTGTCTTGAGGTGCGAACGTTGATGTTGATGTCACGTATTAGCTTTCTCTATTGTGAGTGTTTCACCCACTGAGCCCCTCATCATTTGATAGGATCTAATAAAAACACACTCAAATTAGTCTTAGAAGGTTAATTAAGGAACTAAGATAGATAAACTTAACACCATGGTTTCCAATGGCAGCTGTGGAGGATTTGGCTTCCAAGTTTTTGTTGGTCATTGTGGTAAACGAAGAGTACTACTCAAAACTCAATCTGAAAATTTAGGGTTTAGAGAAAAGGTGATTGAGTCAAATTGGAGTTTTCATTTTACATAAAATAATACATTAGCTATATTAAATCCATGTATTATTTATCAAAGAAACCTCTTAATTGGATGAGAATTGTTGCCCAATTCTCTTGAGAAGGCTAAAATCCCATTAGAGGACAGAGTGCAAATGAAATTATTTATTCACCTTAAACAATGACCACACAAAAAAGTTGACTACTGGTTGTGAGTAGCTCATTTatattcatgcataaaaaatgatggagatggagatgatcACTAGCTGGGAAGGGAAGTGAGGTTCTCATAATGATGTGGTGGGATTAGATGGCAACATTTGTATAGTGTATTGTTGAGTCCCACATTACACATTACCAACCCTATTTTTCTAGTGATGGGAATGTGAAGTTTCATATCTTCCTGCTTGACCTTTGTGcatcattttcttttatttgaacAAAGCTGAGCCACTCACTACTGGTGGAAGTAATCTCTTGCCAAGAATTAATTGCCCCTAAATTGATGGTGCAATCATTTGAGGAAGGCACTGATTGTGGTGTAAGAGGACTCACTCTGAATGCTTTTGGTGTGGCTTTAAATTTGTCACTGTTATTTATAATGGTTAGCATAATATATGAAACATGTTTGTCATGATTTCAATTAATTGATTTATCACATAATATGAATCGAATTATAATTTAGATAGCGGTCAACTTTGATTtgcaaattttatatattttttatataaagacTAGTTAAATAGATAGGGGTCTTTTTGTTAGGAggaatttatgatttgaataGTACTAAATCACTGTAaccatataattaattaaatataaaattttgagttaacaaaaaaaaaactccaaGCAAAATTTGTGAACCAATTAACAAAAGaatcttcttcttgaaatatatatgaaaattaatcatggagatataaaataattatatctcaAGACATAGAGCTATAATTGTCCAGTCATGTTCTTGGATAGATGGTGAGGCATTAATCCATGATTCGTGAGAAGTTAAAGCATCGTGATGGTTTTAAAGGATAATATTATCCCATTATATGATTTTATTGGGGAAAATAAAAGATGAATTGGTTGTCTTCACACCAAAAATATGTGATGTCTTTTCGAGATATATTCACCacattatatgtatacataattcTACGATTTTATGCCTCAAACTCATCACTATCAAACATGAGATATGTGAACGCACGTATTGAATATTCTTTAGACAAAACTCATCACTATCAAACATGAGATGCACGTAAAACATGAGTTTCTGAACTCCTGAAAGCTTAGATTTCTGTTGTTGACTTTTAGCCACCTAATTTTTCTTTGAAGTACATGAACCAAAAAAAATACTTTATTAAGtaccataaatatatatatatatatatatatatatatatattatattcaaaatacataaaataattatttatatttaggaCATCCATCAAAATCTTGGACTTTAATCACACTCATCTTTGACAACTGCTCCTACAATGTTATATTAATCCCTCTAAAATGACAGCAGCCTCACAGTATAAAATGCTTCGTTGCGGTAGATTAAGAGTTAATTAAAGGAAGAGCATGTTATATTTGTAGAAATGATAACGATGATCCTTTGCGACGTTAGGGCTCGATGTCTATTATTTTCATGATACACaagagataataataaaaaattaaaaagtttaacatgatatttaatttttattgtgCAATTTTGAAGTATATTATGTTAATCATATAATGTAAGATATGGATATCTTTTTTGTAAAAACTAAAAATACTACCATTATTCCCAACCACAAAGTCTATTCAAATTGGGACATCAATTTACAATGTGAACTTTGGATCGACGTCATATTTTGATGCATTGGGACGGTGACGACATGGATCGATATTTTATTGATGAGTTCGTAGGAGGATGAATAAAAATCATTTCCATGTGTTGTCATCCACCATGGAAGGAGGGTCAGATTCAGATAAGCAGCAGCTCATTCTCTTCCTCCAACTCAAAACCGAGTATCCAACTTTCCTCGCACTCCACAAACGAAGCATTTGAAAGATTAGGGTGATGATAGACACCAACAGAGAACAGGTCGATACAAGATGGAGACGGAGACTCCCCACCCACCCTCCCCCTCTTTACAACAGAGGACCACCAACCTTTAATCCCATCTTCCATGCCTGCAAaatgacgaagaagaagaagaagaagaaacgaagaagaaaaagaaagctacACGTATGTCAAATTTCTTACCATGCAGTAATAGAAACAATGCAAATATAGAGACACGTAATCCCATGACAACTAATGTTATGCGCTATAAATGATTCATACAACTAATATATAACAAAGAGCTAAtggtttatcattattattgagttTTGAGTCAATTTACCTCAATTATGATGTTTTTCAAATATGTTTACATTGTTTTAAGAGAGGTACGTCTGCGTTTCAGAAGAAATCCGATGGACTTTTAAGTCGTTAGTTCTCATACTCTTTAACAAAAATGGGATtaaatagttttatcataaaatattaa comes from Musa acuminata AAA Group cultivar baxijiao chromosome BXJ3-3, Cavendish_Baxijiao_AAA, whole genome shotgun sequence and encodes:
- the LOC135633012 gene encoding probable mediator of RNA polymerase II transcription subunit 26b, with the translated sequence MADSSGSLDYWRKFFRSANSDIFEVIEHAVLVAASDYPEEFRSRRDRMVENLFTVLLPRCFGCDRVAEGEEGNASVKRDGEKESKVDSNNVGPEDLNRIVSNYSFDEAEALTEEMEEEGQIVGEVLRIKEIFANHHDESESTLFESLRRLQLMELSVEVLKATEIGKAVNGLRKHNSKQIRHLVRTLIDGWKVLVEEWVRATAAIAVTDNSPDNENPPIEDEEGLPSPPLDEGALFATQTTSIQLSEFFDGMDDDGNFRTNGEFEKQWKNGRMLKVTDEPERKQQPLIPKEKGEARRQELVIKPAKPQEHLVRDAKHEIIVNKQSKPVMSGSGRQLKLASNQKAHSEMKTTQHQGNAGVQRKPSVVSLDNTRNSEEALIQAKLEVAKRKLHEGYQLAENTKKQRTIQVMELHDLPKQAHNRHPILKSRNQSRSWASGRH